One part of the Drosophila teissieri strain GT53w chromosome 3R, Prin_Dtei_1.1, whole genome shotgun sequence genome encodes these proteins:
- the LOC122620726 gene encoding glucose dehydrogenase [FAD, quinone] gives MRVCGVLLFCLWSFQVTRSQLLVDWARDFETSLLNNRIPDTTRFLPEYDFIIVGAGSAGCVLANRLSEISSASVLLLEAGDQETFISDVPLTAALTQMTRYNWGYKAEPTEHACQGLKGGVCNWPKGRGVGGTSLINFMLYTRGHRRDYDEWAAANNSGWSYDELLPYFRKSERIGIPELYKSPYHGRNGQLDVQYTDYRSQLLKAFLKSGREMGYDITDPNGEHLMGFARSQATIRNGRRCSTSKAFIQPVVHRKNLHISMKSWVTRLIIDPITKTATGVEFVKQRQRFVVRARKEVILSAGTIASPQLLMLSGIGPAEHLGEHNITVMQDLPVGYNLQDHITLNGLVFVVNDSTVNDARLLNPSDIFRYIFAGQGPYTIPGGAEAFAFVRTPSSKFAKDYPDMELVLGAGSLSGDRFGTMRNLLGITDEFYDYMFGDLQNKETFGLVPVLLRPKSRGRISLRSRNPFHWPRMEPNFMQHPDDVRALIEGIEMILKLSRSKPMVKMGTRFHDRPFPGCEHLKFASEEYWKCCLRRYGSSLQHQSGTCKMGPATDNTSVVDAQLRIHGIRGLRVVDASVLPNVPAGHTNAIVIMVAEKAADMIKDAWRMPITPLSS, from the exons ATGAGAGTCTGTGGGGTGCTGCTTTTTTGCCTGTGGTCTTTTCAAGTCACCAGGTCCCAACTTCTGGTTGACTGGGCTCGTGATTTCGAGACTTCGCTGCTGAACAATAGGATCCCGGACACCACACGATTCCTGCCGGAATATGACTTCATCATCGTGGGCGCAGGAAGTGCAGGATGTGTGTTGGCCAATCGGCTGAGCGAGATATCCTCGGCGAGCGTACTGCTCCTGGAGGCCGGGGATCAGGAGACCTTCATCAGCGACGTTCCGCTGACAGCGGCTCTCACCCAAATGACTCGGTATAATTGGGGCTACAAGGCGGAGCCCACGGAGCACGCCTGTCAAGGATTGAAGGGCGGCGTTTGCAATTGGCCCAAGGGGCGTGGCGTGGGTGGCACCAGTCTGATCAACTTTATGTTATATACACGAGGTCATCGGAGGGACTATGATGAGTGGGCGGCGGCCAACAACTCGGGTTGGTCCTACGACGAACTGCTGCCCTACTTTCGAAAATCGGAGCGCATTGGAATCCCGGAGCTGTATAAATCTCCCTATCATGGACGCAATGGCCAGTTGGATGTGCAGTATACGGACTATAGGTCGCAACTCTTGAAGGCCTTTCTGAAATCAGGCAGGGAAATGGGCTACGACATTACGGATCCAAATGGAGAGCACCTCATGGGATTCGCCAGGTCGCAGGCCACCATCCGGAATGGCAGGCGGTGCAGTACGAGCAAGGCCTTCATACAGCCAGTTGTGCATCGAAAGAACCTTCATATCTCCATGAAAAGTTGGGTCACGCGCCTGATTATCGATCCGATCACCAAAACTGCCACTGGAGTGGAGTTCGTGAAGCAGCGCCAGCGTTTCGTCGTGCGGGCCAGAAAAGAGGTGATTCTCTCCGCTGGCACCATTGCCAGTCCGCAGCTTCTCATGTTATCCGGAATCGGACCAGCGGAGCACCTTGGGGAGCATAATATAACGGTAATGCAGGATCTGCCAGTGGGCTACAACTTGCAGGATCACATAACACTCAATGGTCTTGTGTTTGTGGTCAATGACTCGACGGTAAACGATGCGCGACTGCTGAATCCCTCGGACATATTCAGGTACATCTTCGCTGGACAGGGACCCTACACCATTCCAGGTGGAGCTGAGGCATTTGCTTTTGTGCGCACTCCCAGCTCCAAATTTG CGAAGGACTATCCTGATATGGAACTGGTCCTAGGAGCCGGATCCTTAAGTGGAGATCGCTTCGGCACCATGCGAAATTTGCTGGGCATCACCGACGAGTTTTACGACTACATGTTCGGAGATCTGCAGAACAAGGAGACCTTTGGCCTGGTTCCAGTGCTCCTGCGGCCCAAAAGTCGGGGCAGAATATCGCTGCGTAGTCGCAATCCCTTCCACTGGCCCCGAATGGAGCCCAATTTCATGCAGCATCCCGACGATGTGAGGGCCTTGATCGAGGGAATCGAAATG ATTCTCAAGCTTTCTAGATCGAAGCCGATGGTAAAGATGGGCACTCGTTTCCATGACCGTCCATTTCCGGGCTGTGAGCACCTGAAGTTCGCCAGCGAGGAGTACTGGAAATGCTGCCTAAGAAGATATGGTTCCAGTTTGCAGCATCAATCGGGCACCTGCAAAATGGGTCCTGCAACGGATAATACCTCAGTGGTGGATGCCCAACTGCGGATCCACGGTATCCGTGGACTACGGGTTGTGGATGCTTCTGTGTTACCCAATGTCCCAGCTGGTCACACCAATGCCATTGTGATCATGGTCGCAGAAAAGGCGGCGGATATGATAAAGGATGCTTGGCGCATGCCGATCACTCCCTTGAGCTCATAA
- the LOC122620236 gene encoding suppressor protein SRP40 has product MAPTICSEKKQLRETRRHHGVATAAVSSASTAASTASTASSVSSSSSSSSSSSSVGSTSAAAATQASSVLNHVAKGSMNSMSRRRQSRLQRRMPHILARVSSFSTDTSSGVETEVEMDSEQRMQLDEESYSDARIQELPQQPHSSSDNIKTVLQPTTASGYSSKQNRSARAKNCDREVPLQVEDERDGDSGYEYSQDPIKEQHLYHQNSEGLLSIAIKTIKLVQRNKLLQKRLAELQLETSEFIASVLANPENRQFREKMSPKTDAKVSNMLLRH; this is encoded by the exons ATGGCGCCCACCATATGCTCGGAGAAGAAGCAGCTGCGCGAAACGCGGCGACATCATGGCGTGGCCACAGCCGCCGTTTCATCAGCATCCACAGCCGCATCTACCGCATCCACCGCATCCTCGGTCTCGTCCTCatcatcgtcctcgtcctcatcctcgtccgtGGGATCCACATCTGCAGCTGCCGCCACACAAGCCAGTTCGGTGCTCAACCATG TGGCCAAAGGTTCGATGAACTCGATGAGTCGCCGTCGCCAGTCGCGACTGCAGCGCAGGATGCCTCACATCCTGGCCCGCGTTTCCTCCTTCTCCACGGACACGAGCAGCGGCGTGGAAacggaggtggagatggacTCCGAGCAGAGGATGCAGCTGGACGAGGAGAGCTACTCGGATGCCAGGATCCAGGAACTGCCGCAACAGCCACATTCCAGCAGCGACAACATCAAGACAGTATTACAGCCGACGACGGCTAGCGGGTATAGCAGCAAGCAGAACCGATCGGCCAGGGCCAAAAACTGTGATCGGGAGGTGCCGCTCCAGGTGGAGGATGAGCGCGATGGCGACAGTGGGTACGAGTACAGCCAGGATCCCATTAAGGAGCAGCACTTGTACCACCAGAACAGCGAGGGCCTCTTGTCCATCGCCATCAAGACTATCAAGCTGGTGCAACGCAACAAGCTGTTGCAAAAGCGATTGGCCGAACTGCAGCTGGAGACGTCGGAGTTCATTGCCTCGGTTCTGGCCAATCCGGAAAATCGCCAATTCCGGGAAAAGATGTCGCCAAAGACCGATGCCAAGGTCAGCAACATGCTGCTGCGCCACTAA
- the LOC122620235 gene encoding uncharacterized protein LOC122620235 encodes MKLEEVKSLEEIAACAKLQLNEIDLISRTSKCGKSVLEIFDVDEKVSFSSDGGEEEMEILERSVQSDDRPEKMAHEIDCLIRQIEGMQMAIRKRQLKKSSEQVSEESAVQETETLNECQVRCKERENQGNYIEANVNPKHQPLSGNELLEARSLRQAHNRIQQQIDEVICRYRKLREIICEMRKKIRCMEVNLIDLNSKTEKYIVWFGEVAKEMNVCEERYNYLLEAKMCRTEAIKTDQVHTARFLKRNAAYVTKIRLKREIAEFIDEVKDIETLMGELHKELDRNMALFEIPRTNSLDNPAPFLASLAWTVRLSDEFRKSGIKLKDGVN; translated from the coding sequence ATGAAACTCGAAGAAGTTAAGAGCTTAGAGGAAATAGCCGCATGTGCCAAGTTGCAATTAAACGAAATCGATCTCATATCCCGAACATCGAAATGTGGGAAAAGTGTGTTAGAGATTTTCGACGTCGATGAGAAGGTCAGTTTCTCATCCGATGGAGGTGaggaggaaatggaaattcttGAGCGTTCCGTGCAGTCCGACGACAGACCAGAGAAAATGGCACACGAAATTGACTGTTTGATTAGACAGATTGAGGGAATGCAAATGGCGATTAGGAAACGTCAACTTAAGAAGAGTAGCGAACAGGTCAGTGAGGAATCTGCAGTACAAGAAACCGAAACCCTGAACGAATGTCAAGTTAGGTGCAAAGAGAGGGAAAATCAGGGAAATTACATTGAAGCCAATGTAAATCCGAAACACCAACCGCTGAGCGGCAATGAGTTACTGGAAGCAAGGAGTCTTCGTCAGGCCCACAATCGCATTCAGCAACAAATAGATGAAGTTATCTGCAGGTATAGAAAGCTCCGCGAAATCATCTGCGAAATGCGGAAAAAGATTCGCTGCATGGAAGTCAATCTTATAGATTTAAAttcgaaaaccgaaaaatatatagtttggTTCGGCGAAGTTGCCAAGGAAATGAATGTGTGCGAGGAGCGGTACAATTACCTACTTGAAGCCAAGATGTGCAGAACGGAGGCCATAAAAACAGACCAGGTTCATACCGCCCGATTCCTCAAACGTAATGCTGCTTATGTTACCAAAATTCGGTTAAAACGCGAAATCGCTGAGTTCATTGACGAGGTGAAGGATATTGAGACTTTAATGGGTGAGCTGCACAAGGAACTGGATAGGAATATGGCTCTTTTCGAAATACCACGCACTAATTCGCTGGATAATCCAGCCCCGTTTCTAGCATCCTTGGCTTGGACAGTTAGACTATCCGATGAGTTCCGGAAATCAGGAATAAAACTCAAAGACGGCGTCAACTAG